From the Cucumis sativus cultivar 9930 chromosome 5, Cucumber_9930_V3, whole genome shotgun sequence genome, the window TTCTTTGAGgtttttaaaagatgaaaaataattcaacCAATGGTGACACCTACTGCCCTTTTTGAGACCCCTTTGAAATCTAGCTaacttcaaaacaaattaaaccatTCCTAAAGACTTTTGTTTTGCAAAGATATTTTACCCTAAAACACACAAAGTTCAACCATTTTGTTTCCTGATAAAACAGTAgcagttttcaaattttctttaagaGTGACAAACTATCCACAAGCAACCCCCAAATCCATACACTAACTTCCGTGATAACTTGTggataaataagtaaaaagtCATAATCTATACACTATAACTCTATGAGAATCTTTAGAAAAGATATGATAAATCTTAGGTTtgatgtaatatatatttctcgTGTTAGGTAAAATTGTGATAAAGACATAAACATGAATGAATTAAGAAATTTGCactataaaaaattacattattttaattgccattttaatttctagaaatttgttatattaaaataaaattatttattttccattcACCACACATATGTTATGggataataatttcaaatttgaacacTTAAAAATTCCAAGAATATACTGAGAGAAAATCATCCAAAATGTAGATCAAAAtgccttttatttttccctctcttttcttgtcaaggaaaaaaaaagacccccaaaagaaagaaaaaagaaaaaagaaaaaaaacccaaacccaaaccacaattattatcattacttttttgcttaagtaaaataataataacaattaggtttattcatgaaaaagaaaaaccatatAATTCCaaaatctcttctttttttaaataatgaattggGTTTTTACGCATCCAACTCATCCAAGCCGGCGCCGTCCGTCGGGCGATCAGGCCTTCCGGGTTGCCGTCGTGTCAGAAATAGGGGTGGTTGAAGCTCCGCCATTAGCAGTCTTTTCCGGTAGAGAGACGGCGCTGTTGACGACGACTTCAGAGAGATGAATTTGGGCTTTTCGTTCGGCGATTTGGCGTTGAGTTGATTTGTAAAAGGTGGCGTAGAGAATAAGCTGAACGAGGGCCGACAATGTCCCGAGGCCGTTGGGGACCTGAAAATACGCCATTAATGTAATTTTGAGGTCAGTAGTTTTTTTGGGCAGAAACCATGGCGGATTTaagtgaaagaaaagagaatttattatttctcaataattctCTTTCAAcataatttgttaaattttcgTCCGAGTACGTTGAATTTTAGTCTTTCAACCtgaatttttttgaaactgattaaacaaaaaaaataaaatttaagatgttattcaaaataaagagactttaatttttggacaattaattttatatttagtcaattgaagttgaagttattcctttttttatcGAAACTTATTATACAactcaaataattttcatgcAAACATTAAAtatgtgattttaaaatattatactgaaaatattaataaataaataaagatagaaagattaaaatgaacaaagtACTTTGGAAGATGATagtgtgaattttttttttttttttgcttaccGTGATGAAGGGGTCGAAACGGATGCAAGCATAAGCAGTCCAAACGATACCGTTTGCTAATGAAGCAAAGGATAGAAAAAATGGCATATATTCCACACTTTTTGTCTTAATCACCAGTTTCTGCATCACACAATTTAAcgcattattttaattcagtaatttagtaaaataaaattataaattaagaaCCCTCCactgcaaaaaaaattaaaaaaaaacacatgtcgattattttaaataatcaatcatccaatcattaataatttgaattgaaacTTGATAttcaaacattcaatattCATTTATGAAGATTCATTAGACAATAAATTATTGACCCACTagatattcattttaaatctCAGCTTAATATTCGAGATAGCAAAGGGGAGAGGACATTATACTAACCATGACGGTCAAGGGTGAAGCATACATCATGATGTTAAAGAGAATACAAACGGTCCCGACGATAGCGGAGCGGCGATGGTAAGTATGAGCCAAAGTGAGAACCAAGAGGGCTAAGAGAGCTACGAAGATGACCTCAACCAACATCATCAACAACACTTTCAACCGCTTCTTCTTTCCGTCGGAATAAATCAAGAACAAGATAATGTACACAAGCTCGATGACGACACCAGTGCCATTGATTGTAACGACGAGTATGCTACCTGGATTCACCATCGGTAGACCGTACAATGTCCACACCATGCAGTTTATCAGCGTCGCCAAATATGGTACTGGCGAGTACTGCTCCACTGATCCTTTCTTCCATATTTGAATAAATGTCGGTCTGCACAAATACACAGTTCAACGATTAAAACGTTATCattgaattaattatgaattatgatGTTTTTTAATGCAAATTAGTACTGATTTTGCAAATAaaacacttttgttttttctcgaATTTTAATGCTGATTTTGTCTCTTATTGGTtggttttaaactttttgtgTTCTCCttgattttctctcttttgccGGTGATAAAGCGGCATGCAAGCATGAATAGATTATCCTTATCACATATAGCATTAATAGCAAACAAGATaaacttcaacaaatttttttttgaaaaaatacacacatcattatttgtaataaagaattactttcaaaaaaaaaaaagcattcaGGTGCTGATTTAATCAACACCCAAATACCAAATAGACAGCAAAAATACTGCATGAGATTGGAATACAGTCTAAGCTGCACCAAATCAAGCTTCTTGAACAATAAAAACCACGAAAATCGGCAGTA encodes:
- the LOC101206775 gene encoding bidirectional sugar transporter SWEET4, with product MVSPDAIRTILGIFGNAISLFLFLSPVPTFIQIWKKGSVEQYSPVPYLATLINCMVWTLYGLPMVNPGSILVVTINGTGVVIELVYIILFLIYSDGKKKRLKVLLMMLVEVIFVALLALLVLTLAHTYHRRSAIVGTVCILFNIMMYASPLTVMKLVIKTKSVEYMPFFLSFASLANGIVWTAYACIRFDPFITVPNGLGTLSALVQLILYATFYKSTQRQIAERKAQIHLSEVVVNSAVSLPEKTANGGASTTPISDTTATRKA